From the Micromonospora echinofusca genome, the window GATGCTGGCCGGGCTGGAGCGGGCCACCGGCGACGCGGTCGTGATCATGGACGCCGACCTCCAGCACCCGCCGTGGCTGCTGCCCGACATGGTGGCGCTGTACCGGCAGGGCTTCGACCAGGTGATCGCCCGCCGGGACCGGCGCGGTGACCGGTTCGTACGGATGCTGGCCTCGCGCTCCTTCTACCGGCTGGTCAACTGGTGGATCGACGTGCGGCTGCTGGACGGGGCGGGCGACTTCCGGCTGCTGTCCCGGCTCGCAGTGGACGCGGTGCTGGCGATGCCCGAGTACAACCGCTTCTCGAAGGGGCTGTTCTCCTGGATCGGGTTCCGCACTGTGGTGGTCGCGCACGGCAACCAGACCCGGCAGGCGGGCCGGAGCAGGTGGACGTTCGGCAAGCTGTTCAACTACGCGTTCGACGGGCTGCTGTCGTTCAACAACCGGCCGCTGCGTCTGGCGATCTACGGCGGCCTGTTCCTCACCCTGATCGCGGTGGTCTACATGGCCTGGGTGGTCGCCGACGCCGTCAGCAAGGGCATCGACGTTCCCGGCTACACCACCATCATCGTCAGCGTGATCGGTCTCGGCGGCATCCAGATGACGATCCTGGGCGTGATCGGGGAGTACATCGGCCGGATCTACTACGAGACCAAGCGTCGGCCGCACTACCTGGTCCAGGAGACCGAGGACCTGGTCACGCAGGGCGGGGAGGCACCACGGGTGCCGGACCAGCCGGCGGTGCGGCCGGCGGAGCGGATGCGCCGGGACGGGCCGGCCCGCGAGGACCTGCCCCGGTACCGCTCACTGCGGCGCGCCGCCGGCGAGTCCGTGACGGGTGACGCGCGGCAGCCGTAGGGGGCTGCCGCGCGCGTACCGGTCAGGCGGTGAGGTACTTGGCCAGGTCGTCGAGGATCTTGTTGGCGGCGCCGATGCCGATGCCGGTCATCCAGATCTCGTCGGACACGACGTGCGCCTTGCCCGCCTTGACCGCCGACAGCCCCTTCCAGAGCGTCCCGCCGGTGACCTTGGCCTGCTCGGCGGCGGCCTTCTCGCCGTACGCGGTCACGAAGATGACGTCGCCGTCGACCTCGCCGACGCGCTCCGGGCTGACCCGGTCCATCCTCCGGTCCTCCTTGCCGGTGAGCTGCTGGCGCTCGGGGCGGCCCAGGCCGGTGTCGCCGATGACGATGCCGGAGAACGAGTCCGGCCCGTACACCCGGATCTCGGTCGGCATGAAGCGGACGATGGAGACCTTGCGGGTGGCGGCGTCGCCGAGCTTGCCGCCGAACTCCCTGGCCCGCGTCTCGTACGCGGCCAGCAGATCCTTGGCCTGCTGCTCCTTGCCGAGCGCCGCGCCGTCGAAGAGGAAGTTCTCCTTCCAGGTGATGCCGACCTTCTCGGTGAAGACGGTCGGCGCGATGGCGGCCAGCTCGTCGTAGAACTTCTCCTGGCGGAACTTGCTGCCCAGGATGAGGTCCGGCTTGAGGGCGTTGATGGCCTCCAGGTCGGGCTCGGTGAGCACCCCGACCTCCTTGATGCCGGCGAGCTTCTCCTCGCCGAAGTAGGTCGGCCAGCTCCTCGCCTCGCCGGCGGTGGCGGCGCCGACCGGTGTGACGCCGAGGGTCAGGGCGGTGTCGATCTTGTCGGTGTCGAGCACGACGACCCGCTTGGGCTCCGTCGGCACCTTGGTGGTGCCCATGGCGTGGGTGATCTCCCGGGTCTGCCCGGTGGTGGTGTCGGCGACCGGGTCGCTCTCACCACAGGCGGTGAGACCGACGCCGAGAGCCAGGGCCGCGGTGAGGGCGGCAGCGAGACGACGCATCAGATTCCTTTCGAGAGGTACGAGCCGGTCAGCGGCGTCGCCGCGTCCCCGGCCGAGGGGCGAGGCAGGGAGGCGCCGGTGAGCGCGGGCACCACCAGGGGCGCCCCGGTCACCGGGCAGGGCACGACCACGCAGTCCAGGCCGAAGACGTCCCGGACCAGGTCGGCGGTGAGGATCTCCCGGGGCGGCCCGGCGGCCACCACCGCGCCGGAGCGCATCGCGATCAGGTGGTCGGCGTACCGGGCGGCCTGGTTGAGGTCGTGCAGCACGGCGACGACGGTGCGGCCCCGCTCGACGCGCAGCCGGTGCAGCAGGTCCAGCACCTCCACCTGGTGGGCGAGGTCGAGGAAGGTGGTGGGTTCGTCCAGCAGCAGCGCCTC encodes:
- a CDS encoding ABC transporter substrate-binding protein; this encodes MRRLAAALTAALALGVGLTACGESDPVADTTTGQTREITHAMGTTKVPTEPKRVVVLDTDKIDTALTLGVTPVGAATAGEARSWPTYFGEEKLAGIKEVGVLTEPDLEAINALKPDLILGSKFRQEKFYDELAAIAPTVFTEKVGITWKENFLFDGAALGKEQQAKDLLAAYETRAREFGGKLGDAATRKVSIVRFMPTEIRVYGPDSFSGIVIGDTGLGRPERQQLTGKEDRRMDRVSPERVGEVDGDVIFVTAYGEKAAAEQAKVTGGTLWKGLSAVKAGKAHVVSDEIWMTGIGIGAANKILDDLAKYLTA
- a CDS encoding glycosyltransferase family 2 protein — its product is MTDVRLSVVVPCFNEEASVERLHAAVNAAVAELTDVEIEVVYVDDGSSDGTLVALRRLAAADPRVRYTSLSRNFGKEAAMLAGLERATGDAVVIMDADLQHPPWLLPDMVALYRQGFDQVIARRDRRGDRFVRMLASRSFYRLVNWWIDVRLLDGAGDFRLLSRLAVDAVLAMPEYNRFSKGLFSWIGFRTVVVAHGNQTRQAGRSRWTFGKLFNYAFDGLLSFNNRPLRLAIYGGLFLTLIAVVYMAWVVADAVSKGIDVPGYTTIIVSVIGLGGIQMTILGVIGEYIGRIYYETKRRPHYLVQETEDLVTQGGEAPRVPDQPAVRPAERMRRDGPAREDLPRYRSLRRAAGESVTGDARQP